From Stigmatopora nigra isolate UIUO_SnigA chromosome 17, RoL_Snig_1.1, whole genome shotgun sequence, a single genomic window includes:
- the dipk1b gene encoding divergent protein kinase domain 1B isoform X2: MARALRRFIHLVLFCPLSKGLQVKYLLLAWLGVLVASWVLYMQYASYSELCRGNVCRAVICDHYSRGVISGSYCKALCEQKTLTLGHCMSTSSQHQVYGGHWKKRPVVIKCGLEEDTKTDVGPDSLLRHQGSLFDKPTRGTSMDEFKEMLQNFLKANFGEQPSLSALADRLISLADVNQDSKLSLAEAKSIWALLHVNEFLLMVALQEKEHTPKLLGFCGDLYVTEPLGHTSLYRLEVPPYMQALVPGALVSGLNRWLAPAWPRRARITIGLLEFVEEVFHGPYGSFLICDSSPRHVGYNAKYDCKIADLRAVASEATVRAHLKGRRCESNADCTYGRDCTATCDRLAKRCNAEVVQPNLAKVCTLLQDFLLFGAPPELKGDLERQLRTCITLSGLASQMEVHHSLVLNNLKTLLWKTISNTQYS; encoded by the exons ATGGCCAGAGCTCTGCGGAGGTTCATTCATCTGGTGCTATTCTGCCCTTTATCCAAAGGCCTGCAG GTGAAGTACCTCCTTCTGGCATGGCTGGGCGTTCTGGTGGCCAGTTGGGTGCTCTACATGCAGTACGCTTCCTACTCAGAACTATGCCGCGGAAATGTCTGCCGAGCAGTCATC TGCGACCACTACAGCCGGGGCGTCATCTCCGGGTCATATTGCAAGGCTCTTTGCGAGCAAAAAACTCTGACGCTGGGCCACTGTATGTCCACTTCCTCACAACATCAG GTGTATGGTGGCCATTGGAAGAAGAGGCCAGTAGTCATCAAATGCGGCCTCGAGGAGGACACCAAAACGGACGTTGGTCCCGATTCATTACTCCGACACCAGGGAAGCTTATTCGACAAACCCACACGAGGAACATCTATGGATGAGTTTAAGGAGATGCTGCAAAACTTTCTCAAG GCTAATTTCGGGGAACAACCATCCTTGAGTGCTTTGGCGGATCGACTAATTTCCCTAGCAGACGTCAACCAGGACAGCAAACTGTCCCTGGCTGAAGCCAAGTCCATCTGGGCTCTCCTTCACGTCAATGAATTCCTACTGATGGTGGCGCTCCAGGAGAAGGAGCACACTCCCAAACTTCTGGGCTTCTGCGGGGACCTATACGTAACAGAACCACTTGGGCACACCTCCCTATACAGGCTAGAGGTACCCCCCTACATGCAGGCTTTGGTCCCCGGAGCCCTGGTCTCCGGGCTAAACCGCTGGCTAGCCCCAGCCTGGCCTCGCCGGGCACGCATCACAATCGGCTTGCTAGAATTCGTAGAGGAGGTCTTCCACGGACCCTACGGCAGTTTCCTAATCTGCGACTCCAGCCCACGCCATGTCGGCTACAACGCCAAGTACGACTGTAAGATAGCCGATTTACGCGCAGTAGCCTCGGAAGCCACGGTGCGGGCACACCTGAAGGGTCGGCGCTGCGAGAGCAACGCCGACTGCACCTATGGACGAGACTGCACCGCCACCTGTGACCGATTGGCAAAGCGTTGCAATGCTGAGGTGGTTCAGCCTAATCTGGCTAAGGTATGCACACTTCTCCAGGATTTTCTACTCTTCGGGGCGCCACCTGAGCTGAAGGGGGACCTGGAGAGACAACTACGTACCTGCATCACCCTCAGTGGGCTCGCTAGCCAGATGGAAGTGCACCATTCCCTGGTCCTCAACAACCTTAAGACACTTCTATGGAAGACGATCTCTAATACGCAGTATTCTTGA
- the dipk1b gene encoding divergent protein kinase domain 1B isoform X1, with amino-acid sequence MARALRRFIHLVLFCPLSKGLQSRLPSIKVKYLLLAWLGVLVASWVLYMQYASYSELCRGNVCRAVICDHYSRGVISGSYCKALCEQKTLTLGHCMSTSSQHQVYGGHWKKRPVVIKCGLEEDTKTDVGPDSLLRHQGSLFDKPTRGTSMDEFKEMLQNFLKANFGEQPSLSALADRLISLADVNQDSKLSLAEAKSIWALLHVNEFLLMVALQEKEHTPKLLGFCGDLYVTEPLGHTSLYRLEVPPYMQALVPGALVSGLNRWLAPAWPRRARITIGLLEFVEEVFHGPYGSFLICDSSPRHVGYNAKYDCKIADLRAVASEATVRAHLKGRRCESNADCTYGRDCTATCDRLAKRCNAEVVQPNLAKVCTLLQDFLLFGAPPELKGDLERQLRTCITLSGLASQMEVHHSLVLNNLKTLLWKTISNTQYS; translated from the exons ATGGCCAGAGCTCTGCGGAGGTTCATTCATCTGGTGCTATTCTGCCCTTTATCCAAAGGCCTGCAG aGTCGCCTGCCTTCCATCAAGGTGAAGTACCTCCTTCTGGCATGGCTGGGCGTTCTGGTGGCCAGTTGGGTGCTCTACATGCAGTACGCTTCCTACTCAGAACTATGCCGCGGAAATGTCTGCCGAGCAGTCATC TGCGACCACTACAGCCGGGGCGTCATCTCCGGGTCATATTGCAAGGCTCTTTGCGAGCAAAAAACTCTGACGCTGGGCCACTGTATGTCCACTTCCTCACAACATCAG GTGTATGGTGGCCATTGGAAGAAGAGGCCAGTAGTCATCAAATGCGGCCTCGAGGAGGACACCAAAACGGACGTTGGTCCCGATTCATTACTCCGACACCAGGGAAGCTTATTCGACAAACCCACACGAGGAACATCTATGGATGAGTTTAAGGAGATGCTGCAAAACTTTCTCAAG GCTAATTTCGGGGAACAACCATCCTTGAGTGCTTTGGCGGATCGACTAATTTCCCTAGCAGACGTCAACCAGGACAGCAAACTGTCCCTGGCTGAAGCCAAGTCCATCTGGGCTCTCCTTCACGTCAATGAATTCCTACTGATGGTGGCGCTCCAGGAGAAGGAGCACACTCCCAAACTTCTGGGCTTCTGCGGGGACCTATACGTAACAGAACCACTTGGGCACACCTCCCTATACAGGCTAGAGGTACCCCCCTACATGCAGGCTTTGGTCCCCGGAGCCCTGGTCTCCGGGCTAAACCGCTGGCTAGCCCCAGCCTGGCCTCGCCGGGCACGCATCACAATCGGCTTGCTAGAATTCGTAGAGGAGGTCTTCCACGGACCCTACGGCAGTTTCCTAATCTGCGACTCCAGCCCACGCCATGTCGGCTACAACGCCAAGTACGACTGTAAGATAGCCGATTTACGCGCAGTAGCCTCGGAAGCCACGGTGCGGGCACACCTGAAGGGTCGGCGCTGCGAGAGCAACGCCGACTGCACCTATGGACGAGACTGCACCGCCACCTGTGACCGATTGGCAAAGCGTTGCAATGCTGAGGTGGTTCAGCCTAATCTGGCTAAGGTATGCACACTTCTCCAGGATTTTCTACTCTTCGGGGCGCCACCTGAGCTGAAGGGGGACCTGGAGAGACAACTACGTACCTGCATCACCCTCAGTGGGCTCGCTAGCCAGATGGAAGTGCACCATTCCCTGGTCCTCAACAACCTTAAGACACTTCTATGGAAGACGATCTCTAATACGCAGTATTCTTGA